A single genomic interval of Nodosilinea sp. PGN35 harbors:
- a CDS encoding alpha/beta fold hydrolase, giving the protein MSTFVLVHGAGSAAWVWHKVAPRLAAQGHRVITPDLPGHGLNPLPMAEVSLERYVACVCDLLKSQPEPVVLVGHSLGGAVITQVAEYCPDRIQTLVYLAGYLLANGESALDITQADTESLLLANAVFSADQLSATFRPEALQALGYADCSEEDMALVRSLLAPQALAPLTTPVQTSAEQAGRVPRVYITCTQDRVIGPAAQRRMYTALPCQQVITMDTSHNPYLSAPQALVDHLLSLAL; this is encoded by the coding sequence ATGAGCACGTTTGTCTTAGTTCACGGGGCCGGATCGGCAGCCTGGGTGTGGCACAAGGTCGCCCCCAGGTTGGCGGCCCAGGGCCACCGAGTCATTACCCCCGACCTGCCCGGCCATGGCCTCAACCCTTTGCCCATGGCGGAGGTATCCCTGGAGCGCTACGTGGCCTGCGTCTGCGACCTTCTGAAGTCCCAACCCGAGCCGGTGGTGCTGGTGGGCCACAGCCTGGGCGGTGCCGTGATCACCCAGGTAGCGGAGTACTGCCCCGATCGCATTCAAACTCTGGTATATCTGGCGGGCTACCTGCTGGCCAATGGCGAAAGTGCCCTGGATATTACCCAGGCCGACACCGAGTCGCTGCTGTTGGCCAATGCAGTGTTTTCAGCCGACCAGCTCTCGGCTACCTTTCGGCCCGAGGCCCTGCAAGCGCTGGGCTACGCCGACTGCTCTGAGGAAGATATGGCCCTGGTGCGATCGCTGCTCGCTCCCCAGGCGCTAGCGCCCCTGACTACCCCAGTGCAGACTAGCGCTGAGCAGGCCGGGCGGGTGCCCAGGGTTTACATCACCTGCACCCAGGACAGGGTAATTGGCCCGGCAGCCCAGCGGCGCATGTACACCGCCCTGCCCTGCCAGCAGGTCATCACCATGGACACCAGCCATAACCCCTACCTCTCGGCACCTCAGGCGTTGGTCGATCATCTATTGTCGCTAGCCCTATAG
- a CDS encoding nuclease-related domain-containing protein produces MFKKRSPTRISPLTDNPLRNPGQSLDEELQRIWEDDIFTWGGMLVFTFGLLIYEWVRWLLKTNVHPLAVTFLLIPWMGFLVFKLYRIKQLRQRLKMARDGEKAVGQYLSDLREQGHRVYHDVIGKSFNIDHVIVSDRGIFTVETKTYSKPSSGRPTLVFDGEQITRNGNALQHDALQQAQAQAKWLHDLLQETTGRNLPIKPVVVFPGWFIEKTTGAKSSPVWVLNPKALPTFLENEPQRISGEDVKLVAYHLSRYIRSNPKD; encoded by the coding sequence ATGTTCAAAAAACGCTCGCCCACCAGAATTTCTCCCCTGACCGACAATCCCCTCCGCAATCCAGGTCAGTCCCTCGACGAAGAGCTACAGAGAATATGGGAAGACGATATCTTTACCTGGGGAGGAATGCTGGTATTTACATTTGGCCTGCTGATCTATGAATGGGTTAGGTGGCTGCTCAAGACCAACGTGCATCCACTGGCGGTAACTTTTTTGCTAATTCCCTGGATGGGTTTTCTGGTCTTCAAGCTTTACAGGATTAAGCAATTGAGACAGCGCTTAAAAATGGCGCGGGATGGCGAAAAAGCGGTGGGGCAATACCTGTCAGATCTGCGGGAGCAGGGGCACCGGGTCTACCACGATGTGATCGGCAAAAGCTTCAACATTGACCACGTGATTGTGAGCGATCGCGGCATCTTCACCGTCGAAACCAAGACCTACAGCAAGCCATCATCGGGGCGACCCACGCTGGTATTTGACGGTGAGCAAATTACCCGCAATGGCAACGCCCTCCAACATGATGCCCTACAGCAAGCCCAAGCTCAAGCCAAATGGCTCCACGATTTGCTCCAGGAAACTACAGGCCGCAATCTACCCATAAAACCCGTGGTGGTTTTTCCAGGCTGGTTTATCGAAAAGACCACCGGAGCCAAGTCATCTCCGGTGTGGGTGCTCAACCCCAAGGCGTTGCCGACATTTCTAGAGAATGAACCTCAGCGCATTTCTGGGGAGGATGTCAAGCTAGTGGCTTATCACCTATCTCGCTACATTCGCTCGAACCCTAAAGACTAG